In the Pseudomonas kermanshahensis genome, GCGGGTAGCAAGCGGGCGGCGTGCCTTTTCAGCAGGCCGGGTGTGGGCGTCGCGTTTGCCGGTAACCGGCAGATCCAGGCTGCTCATGCGCGCTCCTGCAGGCTTTGGCGTTGGGAGAAGACCCGCGCCAGCACGTGCTCGCGGGTTTCGATGAAGCGTGGGTCGGACTTGATCGCCCGGGCCGGCTCGCCCGCCGCGTAGCGTTGGCCGAAGTCCAACTGCAGGCGCTCGACTACACGCCCCGGGTTGGGCGCCAGCAGCACCAGCTCGCTGGCGAGGAACACCGCTTCTTCAATGTCGTGGGTAATCAGGAACACAGGCTTTGCGGTGCGCTGCCAGACCTGCAGCAGCAGCTCTTGCATCTGCTCGCGGGTGAACGCGTCGAGCGCGCCGAACGGCTCGTCCATCAGCAGTACCCGTGGGTCGGCCGCCAGCGCGCGGGCCAGGCCGACACGCTGCTTCTGGCCACCGGACAATTGCCATATGCGCCGCTCGGCAAACCCTTCCAGGTCGACCAAGGCCAGCATCTCGCGGGCCTTGGCCTCACGCTGGGC is a window encoding:
- the tauB gene encoding taurine ABC transporter ATP-binding subunit, yielding MALLELERISAQYPGASTPVLADINLSLGPRQLLVALGPSGSGKTSLLNLIAGFVAPSGGRITLDGAPVNGPSAERGVVFQDDALLPWQNVLGNVAFGLELAGVPRAQREAKAREMLALVDLEGFAERRIWQLSGGQKQRVGLARALAADPRVLLMDEPFGALDAFTREQMQELLLQVWQRTAKPVFLITHDIEEAVFLASELVLLAPNPGRVVERLQLDFGQRYAAGEPARAIKSDPRFIETREHVLARVFSQRQSLQERA